GACCTGAGCCGCATCTTGATAGAGCATTACAAAACCAGCAATCTGCGTTCGCTCAGATCGACGACGTTCAGACTAAAGCGGCTGGATACTTTTTTTGCCAACTACCGGGCGCGCGACATTACCGCTGACAGAGTGACTGCGTATGTTGCTGAGCGCCTGGAAGAGAAGGCCGCGAACGCGACGATCAACCGCGAACTGGCCGCGCTGAAGCGCGCCTTTAAACTTGCGCATGAGGCAAAGCGCGTCGCCTCAGTGCCGGTCATCCGGCTGCTGCCCGAAGATAATGCCAGGCAAGGCTTCATTGAACACGCCGATTTCATAGCACTGCGCGACGCGCTGCCCGAACGGCTGCGCGATTGCGTTACGTTCTTGTACTTGTCGGGCTGGCGAGTAGGAGAGATGAAAGCGCTTGAGTGGCGCGACCTGGATCGCGACGGACGAGCGGTGCGCCTGCCGCCAGCCAAATCCAAAAATAGGAAGGGCCGCGTCTTGCCGCTGTCAGGTGAGCTCCGCAATGTAATCGACCGTGCCCGCAAGCAGCGCCGTTTGGATTGCCCGTTCATATTTCACCGCCATGGCCGCGCGATCAAGGATTTCCGTACAGCGTGGAACACGGCGTGCCATGCGGTCGGGCTCGGCAAATTGCTCGTTCACGATCTGCGGCGCACGGTTGTCCGAAATCTCGTACGGGCGGGCATCTCTGACAAGGTCGCGATGGACTTGACTGGACACAAGACCCGTTCGGTTTTGACCGCTACGACATCACGTCTGAGCGCGATCTTCTAGATGCCGTTGAACGGCGCGACAAATACCTCGGCGAGCGTCAGGCTAAGCGCAAGGTGGTGAAGCTCAGCTAACTATCAAAACTCTATCAAAGCAGGCGAGTTTCCAGGTCACAAAAACAAGCCGACCATGCAAAACCCTATGATTTAGTTAGTGCCGAGGGCGGGACTTGAACCCGCATGTGGTTGCCCACGGTGGATTTTGAGTCCACTGCGTCTGCCGTTTCGCCACCTCGGCACGTGCCCTGACGAGGCTTCATTCTTATAAGGGCCTTCTGCCGCGGGCAACCTCGCTGGGGTCCGACGAAGAAATCCGCCGGTTCCAAACCACCCTGCTATGAGAGCGGCGTTACGGCTGCTTCGGCGGACATTTCCAACGCCAACCCGTGCGGTCGCCAGGGGTTTCACGAGCAGCGATCTGCGGAAGCAAAATCTCCACTCGCGCAGCTCCAGTAGAATCGCGGCCAACGATTTTCCAGATCATCGCTTGAGGGGGCTTCGACCTGCCGTCGCTTGATCGTAGATGGCCCGAGTTGACATAGAATCTGAAAGCAGATTGGGCCGTGGCAGACTTAACACCCAAGGAGATGAATTCGGACGCCCCGCGCCTGGCCGCCGACCGGATGCTTGCGCGCCTGGCTCGTTGGCTGCGACTGTGCGGGGTCGACATCACCTTCGATAAAAGGGTAGGCGGAGCTGAATTGCTCCACGCCGCACGCCGCGATCGGAGGTTCGTTCTCACTCGCGATAAGCGACTGCGAACGGCGCCCGATGCGCTCTACCTCACCTCCGAACGGGTTCGGGAACAACTTCGTGAAGTCTTCCACCGCTTCGCGATCAACCCTCACCGCAGTGCGTTCACCCGCTGCTCGCAATGCAACTCTCTGCTGCGCGAAGTCGGGCGAGAGACGGTCAGAGAGCATGTGCCACCGTATGTCTATGCGACTCAGGAGCGCTTCTCGCGATGCCCCGATTGCGGTCGAATTTTTTGGCGGGCCACGCACAGCGAGAGGATTAAAGCCGAGTTGTCCAACCTCGAGCGTTAATCGGTAACCTGCGCGTCAGTCGCCAAGCGACTTCTTCAGCAGCGAAGCAGACAGACCTAGCCGTGTTAACTGATGTCGACTGTACCGAGGAACGCGCCTCGCTCCGAAGCGAATCCGTCTGCGGAGGTAGAGATCAATATCACTCTCTACAATTGCTCTGCAGCGACTTCCGGGATTTCGACGATGCAAATATCTGCTTTTGCCGCTGCATCCCCATGCATTTTGCCGGAACGAAGGGCTTGTTTTTACATGTCGACACGCGGCGCTCCTCTACTAACGACGACTACGGGGACAAAGGTGGGCGAGAGTGTGGCACATGAATTGAATCGCATTCGTTCGTTGATTTTTTACAAGGCCTAGGTCCAAGCAGTGCAGCACTTCAAGTTTCTGACGACTGCGCCCGGCTTGTTACCAGCCTTTTTATGAGTTAAGAGTCCGGTCGTGTGCAGCGTCAAAAAAGGAAATTACGTTTTAAAGCTCAGCCCACGAGAGACTTAACCCTGAGTATTAGACTGGAAGGTGAAAGCGCTTCGGAACTCTGACACATTCGGTTACGTACGAACTCCAGGATGCTTTCCCCGTGGTCCCGGTCCCTATCGCCTTCTGAAATCATCTAACCAAACTTCCAGGTAACGCTGCCATTTCGAACCGTTAACGTTTTCGACAAGGACGCTTGCCGAAGGGGATGATCAACGTTCACGGATTGGGTAGTTCCTTATGTACCCCTTCCATCGCTGGGGCGGACGCCAAGGAGGAGATTTGTGTATCCAAGGCTTAAAATCATACTGCTTCATTTGTTGACGCTAACGGTCGTGCTGGACTGCGTTGTGCCGGGTGCACCCGCGCAGACATCGCCTTCGATCAGCCAACCCCGTAGCGCCCATTTGACACTACCACTGGGAAATCCTTTGCCCGCAGCGCCGGCGAACTCCCACGAACAACCCTTGACCGCGGATCAGCTAGTAGAGATTGCCTTCGAAGTAAATCCTCAGGTCAGAGCTACACGGGAACAGTGGAACGTCGCGCAACATCAGATCCTACAAAATTACGTGCCTGCCGACCCGGTCTTTACCTTTACAAACGTCGAGAGCAGCGCACACTTCAACGCCGCGTCGCATAACTTCGCCCTTACCCAGAATTTTCAATTTCCGGGAGAAGCCTTCCTTCAGGCGGATCAGGCAAAGCGGACCGCTGAGATTGCGCGTTTTACGTATGAAGCAGCGCTGCGCGACCTGCGAGCCGCTGTCGAGACCGCGTATTACCAGGTGCTGCTGGATCAAGGGCTGCTTGCAATCAGTGACGAGAATATCAAAAACCTAAAACAAATTGTTCACGTAACCCAGATCCAATACACCGCGAGCCTGGCCCAACAGTCCGATCTCATCGGCGCCGAGTTCAATCTCGAGCAGGCTCAGTTGCTGCAACGGCAGTACGCAACCAACCGCCTGAACGACCTAGCGGGACTCAATCAACTGCTCTACCGGAAACCAGGTTCGCCGCTGAACCTTGAGCGGACGATTGAGTTAAAACCGCTGGATCTCCGGCTCGATGAAGCAGTCGACACCGCAAGGCACGCGCGCCAAGAGATACTCGAAGCCGCGCTGACCGAGAGAAACTCAACCACAGCGTTGAGGCTGGCGAAGATGGAATATTATCCGAACTACACGGTGTTGGGAGAATTCGACCATATTCTGCAGGTCGGTGCGGAACCGCTGCCCGGCGTCACCGAAGTCTACGATTTCGGCATCGGGTTCAACATTCCGCTGTTCTTCTGGTACCACCAGCGCGAGGACGTGACCGCGGCGCGACACTCGTTGCAAGCCGCTAGGTACAGCTTGGATTCGGTTCTCAACCAAACCGAGGCAACCGTTACGCAATTGTACCAATCCGCACAATTCGCGTACGAGTCGGCCCAAAAATACAACGGAACTCTGATCCCCTTGGCCGACAATCAATTCAGAGTGGCATTGATCGCTTATCAGACGAGCAAAGTCGACTTCCTGACCTTGTCTTCGGCCTTGCAGAACACCTACGCGTCCCGCCTCACTTACCTTCAGAACGCCAATCAGTTCTTTGCCGGAAAAGTGGCACTGGAACAGGCAATGGGGGTTTCATTACCAAAATAGGAGCAGCACACCACCGGCGGCGACTGTTGCAAAGCCGAAAAGCGCGTATCTGTGGCTCTCTTGGGGTCTGTTCGCGGCTTGCTGACGGTGAGCCTTCTTAACGGATGTGGAAGAGCGCGCCGAGTCATGCCGACCGATGTCTCGGCGCCCTTTTCCGAGGCCAGCCGGCACACAATCCCTGAGAAATCACCCTCGATTCAAAACTAAAGGTTGACCATGCCCGCGATCATGCAAGACCAAAGCAGAAGGCAGAACCTTCTGGCGTGTTGTCCGAAATGTCCACTGATCGAAGGGAGTCCCTACCCAGCTGTCGTACTTATCGCGACGGTTAACCTTTTGCCGGCTATCTTTTTTTGAGGAACCTTTGCACTATTCAGAACGGCTGCGCGACTGCTTATTGTCATGGCAGGGACTCAGCGTTGCCCAAGCGAGATTGGCGCCGAAGCAGCTTGCCGGAGTCGTCATAGTACTCAACGATGTCGACGAATCCCCGCTCGCGAGGATCACGTTCGATCATTGCCAGCGAACCATTGGGGCGAAATGTCCTGACGGCCTCAGGTTTGCCATCGAAGTCGTCATCGTGGATTTCGCGTACCAGAACTCCGCGCGAATATTCCTGAAAGAGATCGACCTTCCCATCAAAATTTCGATCGCATTCGACGCGCGCGAGCTGGCTCTTCTTGTAGGTTTTGACAACGTCCGGCCGCCCGTCGCCGTTAGTGTCGATGGAAATCTTGTATGTGTCCTTATCGATCCTATATATCCATTGGTCAGGCCGCCCGTTGCGGGCACGGTGGGTAACCGTCCCATAGTTGCCGCGGCTGCAGGACATGAAAAAGGCGAGCGCCACGAGAACCAGTGAGGCTTTCCGCATGCTTCCTTATACGCGGCGCGCGTGTTGCGCTCAACTTTTCAGCGTAATCTTGGCGCTAGCACTACTCGTGCTTCCGCTGGCCGGAATCAGGGCGGAGGAGCCGACGATTCTGACTCCGCTGGCCACCAGCCTCATACCGCTTGGCAGCGCCCTGCAATCTCCAGCGCAGACCCTGTCCGATTTGCCGACTTTAGTGACCGCCACGAAAATGGTTCTTGGGCCTTTATCGTCGGCGGCTTTTGCGCCTAGCCAAGACTGCCTAGCTGGTCTTCACAAGCTCAGCCTGAGCTGGTTGCATAGCGACCTAACGGATGGTCCTCGCGGCCGATCCCCTCCCGCTTAACTCACTCGATCACCAAAGGAGCGTCGCTGACGAACCCCGGTTCAAATCAGCGGCGCTCAGGCGCTGCGCTTGACGACGCGACCAGTGCACGCGTCGCCATGGGCAGCTCGAGGAGAAGAAAGGGCGGCCTTGCGGCGAGCGTTCAGAGAAGCCCTTGTTGCTTTTAGTTGGCTGCTTTCAGCCGTGACTGCCTCATCCGCCGGATCAGCAGGTGTTGGTGAGCCAGTTGCTGCAAATCGCGCCGAACCTGAATGTTCAGCTGAAGGCGGCGAAAGGAGTAGTGAGCGTTGTGTGAGTATTGGATCCGGCAGAATTACGAGAAGGCTGGAGGGTGGCGCTGGAAGAAGCAAGGGGAGTTCCGTTACCGAAGTGAATCGCTGCCTTAACTCGATGGCCGCTACCATCCGCCGTTCGTGCCGCGTGTCGGGCATGGCTCTCCTGATGGTCGTTCCCGGTATGCTCGGGGGCTGCCACAGTCCCCCTCCAAGTTCCACGGCGAGCGCTCAAGCCGAAGCCGATGTGCCCACCATAGTTCGCCAGAGCAACGGCCAGGATTTGATGGTGGTCAAACTTTCTCAAGGAAAGGAAGGGTCAATCGATACCCTCAAGGAGGTACAGCTACCCGGGGTTTTGGAAGCGATGGGGCAGGTGACGTTCGATGACCGCTTGGTCTCGACGATCATCTCGCGAGTCACGGGGCGCATCGAAGAACTGCGGAAGTCGCAGTGGGACATGGTTCGGCGCGGTGAGCAGGTGATGTCTCTGTACAGCCCCGACTTCATGACCGGCGAGGCCGAATACCTGGAGGCGACCTCCAACCCGAACCGGGGTGGGAATGCCCTCTCAAACAACACCTTTGGCCTGCCAAGCGATAATTTCAGCATGACCGCAAACTTGAAGGCCGCGGCGATCCGGAAACTCGAGCTACTGGGATTTTCAGCGGCGGACATTGCCGCGATTCGGCAGCCCAGCACGTCAGTCAGGATGCGTGCGCCGATCAGCGGCATCATTGTGAGCAAAAACGTGGTCCGCGGTCAGCAGGTCAATCCGGGCGACCAACTCTTTTCCTTAGCCACGCTGGACCACGTGTGGATCACGGCGGACATTTACGAAGACGACCTCTCCCGAGTAAAGGTCGGTCAGAGCTTGGAAGCGGTTACTGCCGCCTACCCCGGCGACGTCTTCACCGGCACGGTTCAAAAAATCAGTCCCAGTTTCGACCCCAACACCCACACCCTCCAGCTGCGCTGCGCGGTTAGTAACCCGGGTGCCCGTCTCAAGCCCCAAATGATGGCACGGGTGCGAATCGTGACCCGCCCGGGTTTGGCACTGGTCATTCCACAATCCGCACTGGTCTTCGATGACAGTGCCTACTACGCGTTCGTGGTCGCCGGCGTGGACACTTTCGAACGCCGCCGCGTCGAGATAGGTGACTGGAACGAACATGGTTACGCTCG
The nucleotide sequence above comes from Candidatus Binataceae bacterium. Encoded proteins:
- a CDS encoding TolC family protein, whose protein sequence is MYPRLKIILLHLLTLTVVLDCVVPGAPAQTSPSISQPRSAHLTLPLGNPLPAAPANSHEQPLTADQLVEIAFEVNPQVRATREQWNVAQHQILQNYVPADPVFTFTNVESSAHFNAASHNFALTQNFQFPGEAFLQADQAKRTAEIARFTYEAALRDLRAAVETAYYQVLLDQGLLAISDENIKNLKQIVHVTQIQYTASLAQQSDLIGAEFNLEQAQLLQRQYATNRLNDLAGLNQLLYRKPGSPLNLERTIELKPLDLRLDEAVDTARHARQEILEAALTERNSTTALRLAKMEYYPNYTVLGEFDHILQVGAEPLPGVTEVYDFGIGFNIPLFFWYHQREDVTAARHSLQAARYSLDSVLNQTEATVTQLYQSAQFAYESAQKYNGTLIPLADNQFRVALIAYQTSKVDFLTLSSALQNTYASRLTYLQNANQFFAGKVALEQAMGVSLPK
- a CDS encoding site-specific integrase, which encodes MGVTTFADLSRILIEHYKTSNLRSLRSTTFRLKRLDTFFANYRARDITADRVTAYVAERLEEKAANATINRELAALKRAFKLAHEAKRVASVPVIRLLPEDNARQGFIEHADFIALRDALPERLRDCVTFLYLSGWRVGEMKALEWRDLDRDGRAVRLPPAKSKNRKGRVLPLSGELRNVIDRARKQRRLDCPFIFHRHGRAIKDFRTAWNTACHAVGLGKLLVHDLRRTVVRNLVRAGISDKVAMDLTGHKTRSVLTATTSRLSAIF
- a CDS encoding Mut7-C RNAse domain-containing protein, translating into MADLTPKEMNSDAPRLAADRMLARLARWLRLCGVDITFDKRVGGAELLHAARRDRRFVLTRDKRLRTAPDALYLTSERVREQLREVFHRFAINPHRSAFTRCSQCNSLLREVGRETVREHVPPYVYATQERFSRCPDCGRIFWRATHSERIKAELSNLER
- a CDS encoding efflux RND transporter periplasmic adaptor subunit, whose amino-acid sequence is MNRCLNSMAATIRRSCRVSGMALLMVVPGMLGGCHSPPPSSTASAQAEADVPTIVRQSNGQDLMVVKLSQGKEGSIDTLKEVQLPGVLEAMGQVTFDDRLVSTIISRVTGRIEELRKSQWDMVRRGEQVMSLYSPDFMTGEAEYLEATSNPNRGGNALSNNTFGLPSDNFSMTANLKAAAIRKLELLGFSAADIAAIRQPSTSVRMRAPISGIIVSKNVVRGQQVNPGDQLFSLATLDHVWITADIYEDDLSRVKVGQSLEAVTAAYPGDVFTGTVQKISPSFDPNTHTLQLRCAVSNPGARLKPQMMARVRIVTRPGLALVIPQSALVFDDSAYYAFVVAGVDTFERRRVEIGDWNEHGYARVVSGVRPGEPFLINQALRMNALWHLARGETS